Proteins from a genomic interval of Candidatus Brocadiaceae bacterium:
- a CDS encoding aminotransferase class V-fold PLP-dependent enzyme, translated as MHKLAIEGGPKAFERMQGRAEPKIGVDEFMAVAARFGFDSGTLDRIRAAISNEALREGGASLMRSYCPHTDLLAGPRFEELARETFGVPYARGVSSGTGALHAAFVAVGVGPGTEVVVPAVGFMATAAAVLMAGGVPVFSDVDESLQMDPAKIEKAITPRTVALAPTHHWGGVADMDGVMAVARAHGLKVVEDCAQSPGARFRGRLVGTIGDVGCFSISGYKIIGGGEGGLIITSDERLYERACQLSECGGLWRESRFAPPRYEGELFFGTNYRMSELEAAVDVVQLGKLADVVRRYHDVKYRVLPLLKTFREIVPQKVNDPAGEVGYVLRFYPETDELGAKIIAALRAEGVGCSFRGAAAGPDWHQYADMFPITTKTPPSADASPFTDPRYLERGGQVEYRRGDCPVADDLHNRNVIVPLDQWYSPEDCRNVAEAINKVLSAYCTPDPDAAPWPTE; from the coding sequence ATGCACAAGCTGGCGATTGAAGGCGGACCGAAGGCATTTGAGCGGATGCAGGGCCGAGCGGAACCGAAGATCGGCGTGGACGAGTTCATGGCCGTGGCGGCGCGCTTCGGCTTCGACTCGGGCACGCTCGACCGGATCCGGGCGGCCATCTCCAATGAGGCCCTTCGCGAGGGCGGCGCCAGCCTGATGCGCAGCTACTGCCCGCACACCGACCTGCTGGCCGGCCCCCGCTTCGAGGAACTGGCCCGCGAGACGTTCGGCGTGCCGTATGCACGCGGCGTCAGCTCCGGCACGGGCGCGTTGCACGCGGCGTTCGTCGCCGTGGGGGTGGGGCCGGGCACGGAGGTCGTGGTGCCCGCCGTGGGCTTCATGGCCACGGCGGCGGCCGTCCTGATGGCCGGCGGCGTGCCCGTGTTCAGCGACGTCGACGAGTCGCTGCAGATGGACCCGGCGAAGATCGAGAAGGCCATCACGCCCCGCACGGTGGCCCTGGCGCCGACCCATCACTGGGGCGGGGTGGCCGACATGGACGGCGTGATGGCCGTCGCGCGTGCGCACGGCCTGAAGGTGGTCGAGGACTGCGCGCAGTCCCCGGGCGCGCGCTTCCGTGGCCGCCTGGTGGGCACGATCGGCGACGTCGGCTGCTTCAGCATCTCGGGCTACAAGATCATCGGCGGCGGCGAGGGCGGCCTGATCATCACCTCCGACGAGCGCCTCTACGAGCGCGCCTGCCAGCTCTCGGAGTGCGGCGGCCTCTGGCGCGAGAGCCGCTTCGCGCCCCCGCGCTACGAGGGCGAGCTGTTCTTCGGCACCAACTACCGCATGTCCGAACTCGAGGCGGCCGTCGACGTGGTCCAGCTCGGCAAGCTCGCCGACGTCGTCCGGCGCTACCACGACGTCAAGTACCGCGTGCTGCCGCTCCTGAAGACCTTCCGCGAGATCGTCCCGCAGAAGGTGAACGATCCCGCAGGCGAGGTCGGCTACGTCCTGCGTTTCTACCCGGAAACGGATGAACTGGGCGCGAAGATCATCGCCGCCCTGCGCGCAGAGGGCGTCGGGTGCAGCTTCCGGGGTGCCGCCGCCGGGCCGGACTGGCACCAGTATGCCGACATGTTCCCCATCACGACGAAGACGCCGCCTTCGGCCGACGCCTCGCCGTTTACGGACCCGCGCTACCTCGAGCGGGGCGGGCAGGTGGAGTACAGGCGTGGCGACTGCCCCGTGGCCGATGACCTCCACAACCGCAACGTCATCGTGCCGCTGGACCAGTGGTA
- a CDS encoding helix-turn-helix transcriptional regulator codes for MHTDREGWALNVIGEQWTGYSWADPPAGVVPRVVSAAYCRQPPRPASGRIVHDFWVLDCARSDCGLVRVGADGAPWRRRLRGTVYLYPPRTPYWEAPSGAAHATEEAWVIFEGGQAAGLRALIGGREAAACVHDPTGRLDAPMYEIARAGQDLGEAGFWRAQAALAAVFDLLRGVVRRDGEPDLLPPADPPAGTPTPLVRDVQDYFRAHLSRPIRLADVASHLSMSVSALSHRYAREAGRPPMAALTELRIEVARGLLLRGLKMDAVARRTGFYDAFHFSKTFRKLCGVPPSRFRREFGRPTP; via the coding sequence ATGCACACCGACCGGGAGGGATGGGCGCTGAACGTCATCGGCGAGCAATGGACCGGCTACTCGTGGGCGGACCCCCCCGCCGGGGTCGTGCCGCGCGTGGTCTCGGCCGCCTACTGCCGGCAGCCGCCGCGCCCCGCCTCCGGCCGCATCGTGCATGACTTCTGGGTCCTCGACTGCGCGCGCTCCGACTGCGGCCTCGTCCGCGTCGGGGCGGATGGTGCCCCATGGCGGCGCCGCCTGCGGGGGACGGTGTACCTGTACCCTCCCCGGACGCCGTACTGGGAGGCCCCATCGGGCGCCGCGCACGCGACGGAGGAAGCCTGGGTGATCTTCGAGGGCGGCCAGGCGGCCGGGTTGCGCGCCCTGATCGGCGGGAGGGAGGCGGCCGCCTGCGTGCACGACCCCACCGGGCGCCTCGACGCACCCATGTATGAGATTGCGCGGGCGGGGCAGGACCTGGGCGAGGCGGGCTTCTGGCGGGCGCAGGCGGCCCTGGCGGCCGTCTTCGACCTGCTGCGGGGCGTCGTGCGCCGCGACGGCGAACCCGATCTGCTGCCGCCGGCCGACCCGCCGGCCGGCACACCGACGCCTCTGGTCCGCGACGTGCAGGACTACTTCCGCGCGCACCTGAGCCGGCCGATCCGGCTGGCCGACGTCGCGAGCCACCTGTCCATGAGCGTATCGGCGCTCTCGCACCGCTACGCGCGGGAGGCCGGCCGGCCGCCCATGGCCGCCCTGACGGAACTGCGCATCGAGGTGGCGCGGGGCCTGCTCCTGCGGGGCCTCAAGATGGACGCCGTGGCCCGACGGACGGGCTTCTACGACGCCTTTCACTTCTCGAAGACGTTCCGGAAGCTCTGCGGCGTTCCGCCGAGCCGGTTCCGCCGCGAGTTCGGCCGCCCGACGCCCTGA